The following nucleotide sequence is from Bacteroidales bacterium.
TTCTGATATTGCTATCGGGGTATCAAGATTGCTGGGATTTGATGTTCTGAGAAACTTCAACTTTCCCTATTTTTCTGTCAGCGTTGCCGATTTCTGGAGGCGATGGCATATTGCTCTGTCTTTCTGGCTCAGAGATTATCTCTATAATCCGCTTTCGGTAAAAATCAGAAGATGGGGGATGAAAGGTATTGTTTTTTCTTTTTTTATTACATTTCTGTTATGTGGGTTATGGCACGGAGCGAATTATACATTTATCGTATGGGGAGTATTACATGGACTTGCACTGGCATGGGACGTAATTTCTTTTAAATACAGAAAAAAAATTAAAAAAAATCTGAAAAAACTCAACTTGTATAATTTTTTAAGTTGGCTTATTACATTTACATTTATTGTATTTACCTGGATTATTTTCCGTGCTGATACTATCCGGGAAGCAGCTGACTTTATTAAAAATATGTTTTCGGGATTGTTAATTAAATCGTCTTATATTGAGACGTTAAATCTTTTGCGTTGGGAGATTGGATTAATAATTCCGGTTTTTACATTGCTGTTTTTTTTATTGGAGTGGCTCGGAAGGAAACAGCAGTACGCCATTGAAAACCTGGGAATGAAATGGAAAAGATTTTTTAGATGGGCAATATATTATGTAATGGTTTTTGCAATTCTTTATTTTAGCGGAAAAGAACAACAATTCATTTATTTTCAGTTTTAGAAAATGAAAAACTTTATCATCAGATTTATCCTGTTTGTGTTGCCGCTGTTATTGCTGTTTGTCATGATGGAGGCCTTGTTGAGGATGACACCCAACGATTACCTGCTGAAAAAAAATTATCTGGATGCTTATCCTGAACAAATTCAGACGTTGGTATTTGGCAGTTCACATGCATTCAGGGGAATAAACCCTCAGTATTTTTCAGACAAAACCTTTAATGCAGGCTATCCCTCCCAGTCACTGAAATATGATTATAAAATTTTTGAAAGATATAAGCAACAGTTGACAGCCCTCAAAACGGTTGTCATCCCGATATCCTATTTTAGTTTTGTTTATGACCTGGAACACAGTTTAGAAGCTTGGCGTACCAAGAATTATGTAATTTATTACGGATTTCAGAATACGGCTTCTTGCAAATATTATTCTGAGCTTTTAAGCAATAGTTTTAAAATCAATATAACAAGGCTGACATCTTATTACATCGGTGGGAAATCAAACATATCTTCAGACAGCGCTGGATATGGCCGCCTTGATGTTACAAAAAATACCGACCTGGAAAGAACAGGTAAAGAAGCAGCGGAAAGACACACGGTAAAAGATCAGGCCTTCGTAAAAGATAATTGTTTTTATGTACAATCTATCATTGAGGATTGTCAGCAGCGAGGCGTACAGGTGATTTTATTGACGCTACCGGCATGGAAAACCTACAGGGCGCTGTTAGATCCACAGCAACTCAAAGCAATGGAAAACAATGCTGAAAAAATGTCAGCGACTTACAAAAATTGCATTTATCTAAATCTTTTAGATGATCCTGATTTTATAAAAGAAGATTTTCACAGCGCCGATCATCTGAATGATGTTGGTGCAAAAAAATTATCTCTGAAACTTAACGAAATTATTAATCAGCATAATGAACAACGATAAAATTTATGTAACACGGCCTTTTCTTCCTCCTCTGGAAGAATTCAATGAGTACCTGAAAGAAATCTGGGCGAGCGGCCAGCTGACCAATAACGGGCCATTTCACCAGCAGCTCGAAAATGAGTTATGCGCCTACCTGGGCGTAAAATATATTTCCCTTTTTGCCAACGGCACACTGGCATTGATAACAGCACTGCAGGCGCTGGATATCAAAGGCGAAGTGATCACCACGCCGTATAGCTTTGTGGCAACGGCACACGCCCTGGTTTGGAACGGTATTATGCCTGTTTTTACTGATATTGACCCGGTTTATGGAAATTTAGACACAAAAAAAATTGAAGAAGCAATAACTGAAAAAACCAGTGCTATTCTACCTGTGCATGTTTATGGGCATCCCTGCAATCATTCTGAAATCGAAAGGATAGCAAAAAAACACGGACTGAAACTGATATATGATGCCGCCCATGCTTTTGGGGTGAGGCAAAACGGCAGCAGCATTCTGAACTATGGCGACCTGTCTGTTTTGAGTTTTCATGCCACCAAGGTTTTTACTACTTTAGAGGGAGGCGCTATTGTTTGCCATACCCCCGAAATGAAACAACATATCGACAACCTGAAAAATTTCGGATTCCGCAACTATGAAGTCATATCGTTGGGGATAAATGCCAAAATGAACGAAGTACAAGCGGCCATGGGATTACTGCAGCTTAAATATGTTGAGGCTTCCATCGAAAAAAGAAAATCCCTGAGCTCATGTTATTTCGAACACCTGAGCAATATAAATGGCTTGCGCCTGTTAACACCTTTAGATGATGTGCGATATAATTATTCGTATTTCCCTGTTTTTATTGACGAAGAAAAATATGGAAAAAGCAGGGATGCTCTTTTTGAGGAATTAATAAAGCACAATATTTATGGAAGACGGTATTTTTATCCTCTGATAAGCCATTGCCCCCCATATAAAGAGCTTGAGTCAGCACAACAAGGGATAATGCCCGTGGCTGAAAAAATAGCAGAACAAGTGATATGTTTACCCATTTTCCAAGACCTTGATACGGAAAAGGTAAAGTTTATCTGTGAAATAATTAATGGTTTCCATACAGAAGGATAATGGGAACGAATATTAAAAAAAATAATTGATAACAGGCGAGAAGTATCGAAATATTTATAAAAACCATTTTACCTTCTTAGAAACGCATAAATAAAAATGACACAGATATTGTTACTGATAAAAAGAATCATCAACAAAATCAAACGAAACTGGAAACATATTGCGTTTAATTTCAGAAGTGCTTATTTGTATCTTATACATAAAAAGGGCACAGTTCAGGATAATGAAAACAGAACCTATACAACAATCATTATTGGCAAACAGGAGTGGATGGCCGAAAACCTTTGTGTGAGCCATTTCAGCAACGGCGATTTAATAAAATTCATTGACAATGATGATGACTGGCAGCTTGCTGGCCAACAAGGTGTACCCGCATGGAGTTTTTATAAAGACGACCCTGCTTCAGAAAAAAAATTCGGGAAACTTTATAACTGGCATGCGGTTAATGATAGGCGCGACCTGGCACCTGAAGGCTGGCAAATACCTTCCGATGATGAATGGATTGTCATGATATCTTTTCTGGGCGGAGAAGAAATTGCCGGTAAAAAACTGAAAAGCCGTATAGGATGGAAAAACCAGGGGGATGGCTCAAACATCAGTGGATTTAACGCTTTACCAGGCGGATACAGGGACCCTGAAGGATGGTTTGGCAATGGGGGGTTTGGGCGCTGGTGGTCATCTTCAGAAGCATCCCACGAAAAAGCATGGCGTTACCGATTGGGTTTTAATACTGACAATATCAACCGTTTTGATGGCCCCAAGGGATATGGATTTTCCATACGCTGTATAAAAAAATCGTTGTAAATTAACCCTATTAAAAAGTATTTCAAAAAGACATATTGAATTGATTGAAAAAGGCTTGCTGTAAAAAAATTGCTTATTTTTGCGGTAATTCAGGAATAATTATGCAAAAAAATGAAAAATTTAATACTTATCGGCGCCCGGGGTTATGGACGGGTCATTTATAATCTGGCAATATCTTGCAAAGGATATAATACCGAATATATAATCAAAGGTTTTTTGGATGATAAACGGGATGCACTGGATGGATTTGCCGGTTATCCCCCGGTCATTGCTTCTGTTGAGGATTACCAGATACAGCAGGATGATGTTTTTGTTTGTGCGCTGGGCGATGTTGCGGAAAAAAAGAAATACTCCGAAATAATCCTGAATAAAGGCGGGGAGTTTATCAGCCTGATTCATCCCACGGCAAATGTAAGTTCTAATTCAGTCTATGGAAAAGGGTGTTTGATTAGTTTTAATGCATTTATTTCTGCAGATGTTACTATAGGCGACTTTGTTACCGTTCAGCCATTTACCATGGTAGGCCATAATTCTGTGGTCGGGAACTGGTGTCATCTCGACACCCATATGTTCCTTGGGGGTTATGTTCAATTGGGGAATGAAGTTACCATTCATACGGGCGCCATTGTGCATCCACACAAAAAAGTTGGATACGGAGCTACTGTGGGTGCTGGCGCTGTAGTACTCAGAAATGTTAAAGAAAACACTACTGTTTTTGGAAATCCGGCTATGAGATTAAAAACAGAATAAATTAAAATTATTTTAAAAATGGAAATTAATGAATTTGTAAAGAATTTTGCAGAGCAGTTTGACGACACTGATATGTCTGTATTTAAAGCCGACACTGCTTTCCGAAGTATTGAAGAGTGGTCTTCTTTAATTGCATTAAATATCATTTCCATGGTGGATGATGAATATAATATTCAGATTAAAGCCGATGACATTCGGAGTTCTAGCACCATTGAAGACCTTTTCAATATTGTAAAAGCAAAAATGCAGTAATAATTATGTAAAAATATGCATTGTTTCCTCATTACCTTGTTGGTGAAATAAAACTAAGAATAAAAAACCACTCAGACACTTAGAACACGCAGAAACACTAAGTTTATGATACGTTCTTTGAGCGTTTTAGC
It contains:
- a CDS encoding acetyltransferase, translating into MKNLILIGARGYGRVIYNLAISCKGYNTEYIIKGFLDDKRDALDGFAGYPPVIASVEDYQIQQDDVFVCALGDVAEKKKYSEIILNKGGEFISLIHPTANVSSNSVYGKGCLISFNAFISADVTIGDFVTVQPFTMVGHNSVVGNWCHLDTHMFLGGYVQLGNEVTIHTGAIVHPHKKVGYGATVGAGAVVLRNVKENTTVFGNPAMRLKTE
- a CDS encoding fibrobacter succinogenes major paralogous domain-containing protein, with the translated sequence MTQILLLIKRIINKIKRNWKHIAFNFRSAYLYLIHKKGTVQDNENRTYTTIIIGKQEWMAENLCVSHFSNGDLIKFIDNDDDWQLAGQQGVPAWSFYKDDPASEKKFGKLYNWHAVNDRRDLAPEGWQIPSDDEWIVMISFLGGEEIAGKKLKSRIGWKNQGDGSNISGFNALPGGYRDPEGWFGNGGFGRWWSSSEASHEKAWRYRLGFNTDNINRFDGPKGYGFSIRCIKKSL
- a CDS encoding DegT/DnrJ/EryC1/StrS family aminotransferase, translated to MNNDKIYVTRPFLPPLEEFNEYLKEIWASGQLTNNGPFHQQLENELCAYLGVKYISLFANGTLALITALQALDIKGEVITTPYSFVATAHALVWNGIMPVFTDIDPVYGNLDTKKIEEAITEKTSAILPVHVYGHPCNHSEIERIAKKHGLKLIYDAAHAFGVRQNGSSILNYGDLSVLSFHATKVFTTLEGGAIVCHTPEMKQHIDNLKNFGFRNYEVISLGINAKMNEVQAAMGLLQLKYVEASIEKRKSLSSCYFEHLSNINGLRLLTPLDDVRYNYSYFPVFIDEEKYGKSRDALFEELIKHNIYGRRYFYPLISHCPPYKELESAQQGIMPVAEKIAEQVICLPIFQDLDTEKVKFICEIINGFHTEG
- a CDS encoding acyl carrier protein — encoded protein: MEINEFVKNFAEQFDDTDMSVFKADTAFRSIEEWSSLIALNIISMVDDEYNIQIKADDIRSSSTIEDLFNIVKAKMQ